Proteins from a single region of Synechococcus sp. WH 8109:
- a CDS encoding ferredoxin--nitrite reductase, producing the protein MTISSPSRPYLDGKKLNKIEQNKAAKDGLLVGSEIEKFAELGWEQVDGTDLQLRLKWYGMFWRPKTPGKFMLRLRVPNGVLTADQLRVVGSIVERYGENGSCDITTRQNLQLRGVLLGDLPEILKRLKEAGLSTIQSGFDNPRNVTGNPIAGIDPNEIVDTRPYTTELQNFLTNNCQGNPEYSNLPRKWNTAVAGAKDNFLLHNDIVFHPVERDGVMGFGVWIGGVLSSQMNAYAVPLNAWVKPDEICKMTDAVIRLWRDNGERDKRPKGRFRLYLDQVGHDVFRSQVEELFGPLTPDPGSVFNTTPRSHYGFHPQKQEGLSYAGLHVPVGRLTAQDLQDLATASLNYGSGEVRLTEDQNIILVGLPNDKLDALKADALVQRFPLEPGHISAGTVSCTGNTYCGFALTNTKDQALEAAKELDQELNLPDELKIHWTGCPNTCGQAYMGAIGLTGTKAKNSEGVMGEGYTMTIGGSQGANPSIGEIHRKAIPADEIKAALKEVLIEKFGATPKA; encoded by the coding sequence ATGACCATTAGCTCTCCCTCCAGGCCCTACCTGGATGGCAAGAAGCTCAACAAGATCGAGCAGAACAAGGCGGCCAAAGATGGCCTGTTGGTCGGCAGCGAAATCGAAAAATTCGCCGAGCTCGGCTGGGAGCAGGTGGATGGAACCGACCTTCAGTTGCGTTTGAAGTGGTACGGCATGTTCTGGCGTCCGAAAACGCCAGGCAAATTCATGCTGCGCCTGCGGGTGCCCAATGGCGTGCTGACGGCCGATCAGCTGCGGGTGGTTGGCTCCATCGTTGAGCGCTACGGCGAAAACGGCAGCTGCGACATCACCACCCGTCAGAACCTGCAACTGCGCGGCGTGCTGCTGGGCGACCTGCCGGAAATCCTCAAACGGCTGAAGGAAGCCGGCCTCAGCACGATCCAATCCGGCTTCGACAACCCCCGCAACGTCACCGGCAACCCCATCGCCGGCATTGATCCCAACGAGATCGTCGACACGCGGCCCTACACCACCGAGCTGCAGAACTTCCTCACCAACAACTGCCAGGGCAACCCGGAGTATTCGAACCTGCCCCGCAAGTGGAACACCGCCGTTGCTGGCGCGAAAGACAACTTCCTGCTCCACAACGACATTGTTTTCCACCCCGTGGAACGGGATGGGGTGATGGGATTTGGCGTCTGGATCGGCGGTGTTCTGTCATCGCAAATGAACGCCTATGCCGTTCCCCTTAACGCCTGGGTGAAGCCAGACGAAATCTGCAAGATGACTGACGCCGTGATCCGGCTCTGGCGTGACAACGGTGAGCGCGACAAGCGCCCTAAAGGCCGCTTCCGCCTCTACCTGGATCAAGTGGGCCACGACGTGTTCCGCAGCCAGGTGGAAGAACTCTTCGGTCCGTTGACCCCCGACCCGGGCTCTGTTTTCAACACCACGCCACGCTCCCACTACGGCTTCCATCCCCAGAAACAGGAGGGGCTCTCCTACGCCGGACTGCACGTTCCGGTGGGTCGCCTAACCGCCCAGGATCTGCAGGATCTCGCAACCGCCAGCCTCAACTATGGCAGCGGCGAGGTGCGTCTTACCGAAGATCAAAACATCATTCTCGTTGGCCTTCCCAACGACAAGCTCGACGCCCTGAAGGCAGACGCCCTGGTGCAACGCTTCCCGCTTGAGCCCGGTCACATCTCTGCAGGAACGGTGTCCTGCACCGGCAACACCTACTGCGGTTTCGCCCTCACCAACACCAAGGACCAAGCCCTGGAAGCGGCCAAGGAACTGGATCAGGAGCTCAATCTTCCTGATGAGCTGAAGATCCACTGGACCGGCTGCCCCAACACTTGCGGCCAGGCCTACATGGGTGCCATCGGCCTCACCGGCACCAAAGCCAAAAACAGTGAAGGCGTGATGGGAGAGGGCTACACGATGACCATCGGTGGGTCCCAAGGAGCCAACCCAAGCATCGGCGAAATCCACCGCAAAGCGATCCCTGCCGATGAGATCAAGGCCGCTCTCAAAGAGGTGTTGATCGAAAAGTTCGGGGCCACCCCTAAGGCCTG